Proteins from a genomic interval of Staphylococcus debuckii:
- a CDS encoding GAF domain-containing protein has translation MPQITTNYHSLQQQLEGLNAEEKYLITLLSNTSALLNDNIPEINWLGFYLIEDNQLILGPFQGRPACTPIQLGKGVCGTSAEKDITQRIDDVHAFPGHIACDARSQSELVIPMHRDGKVIGLLDIDAPIKNRFSKEDQEGLEAIMAVLEKQIAKTVK, from the coding sequence ATGCCGCAAATTACTACTAATTATCATTCGCTTCAGCAGCAACTAGAAGGATTGAATGCGGAAGAAAAATATTTAATTACCTTATTGAGCAATACATCTGCATTATTAAATGACAATATTCCAGAAATTAATTGGTTAGGATTTTATTTAATAGAAGATAACCAACTTATCTTAGGCCCTTTTCAAGGACGTCCGGCTTGCACTCCAATTCAACTTGGCAAAGGCGTTTGCGGAACTTCAGCTGAAAAAGATATTACACAGCGTATCGATGATGTGCATGCATTCCCTGGTCATATTGCTTGTGATGCACGTAGTCAATCTGAACTCGTAATTCCAATGCATCGCGATGGCAAAGTAATCGGACTCTTAGATATTGATGCTCCTATTAAAAATCGCTTTTCGAAAGAAGATCAAGAAGGATTAGAAGCGATTATGGCAGTTTTAGAAAAACAAATTGCTAAAACAGTGAAATAA
- the rpsD gene encoding 30S ribosomal protein S4 yields MARFRGSNWKKSRRLGISLSGTGKELEKRPYAPGQHGPNQRKKLSEYGIQLREKQKLRYLYGITERQFHNTFIEAGKQSGVHGENFMRLLARRLDAVVYALGLARTRRQARQLVSHGHIEVDGGRVNIPSYTLKPGQVVSVREKSQKLDIIQESVEINNYVPEYLDFDEDKLSGTFVRIPERSELPAEINEQLIVEYYSGK; encoded by the coding sequence ATGGCTCGATTCAGAGGTTCAAACTGGAAAAAATCTCGTCGTTTAGGTATCTCTTTAAGCGGTACTGGTAAAGAATTAGAAAAACGTCCTTACGCACCAGGACAACATGGTCCAAACCAAAGAAAAAAATTATCAGAATATGGAATTCAATTACGTGAAAAACAAAAATTACGTTACTTGTATGGAATTACTGAAAGACAATTCCACAATACTTTCATCGAAGCTGGTAAACAATCTGGTGTGCACGGTGAAAACTTCATGCGCTTATTAGCTAGACGTTTAGACGCAGTAGTATATGCTTTAGGTTTAGCACGTACTCGTCGTCAAGCTCGTCAATTAGTAAGTCATGGTCACATCGAAGTAGATGGCGGACGTGTAAACATCCCTTCTTATACTTTAAAACCAGGCCAAGTTGTGTCAGTTAGAGAAAAATCTCAAAAACTAGACATTATTCAAGAATCAGTTGAAATTAACAACTACGTTCCTGAATACTTAGACTTTGACGAAGATAAATTATCAGGTACTTTCGTTCGCATTCCTGAACGCAGCGAATTACCAGCTGAAATCAACGAACAACTTATCGTTGAGTACTACTCAGGTAAATAA
- a CDS encoding glycerophosphodiester phosphodiesterase: MQKIKTDEELKIIAHRGFNIDYPENTLLAYKAALNASVDMLEIDVHLTKDQELVVIHDDKIDRTSNGSGYVKDYTLDELKSYDFGSWKDSTFEGTHIMTFGEVVKLVQAYDITLLIEIKKPSQYPNIEEILIRELKEYRLYPERVIIQSFDEKSMQKIAEITQNYERGLLLSKKKYLMRMPNFNKIAKYCQYVNPNYQLVNRKFVERAHLHGLQVLPYTVNDIDEIKKLIDLGVDGIITDGPNYYFDLD, encoded by the coding sequence ATGCAAAAAATTAAAACTGATGAAGAATTAAAAATAATCGCACATCGCGGTTTTAATATAGATTATCCTGAAAATACACTCTTAGCTTATAAAGCTGCATTAAATGCATCTGTAGATATGTTGGAAATTGATGTGCATTTAACCAAAGACCAAGAATTAGTGGTCATCCATGACGATAAAATTGATCGCACTTCTAATGGATCAGGTTATGTAAAAGATTATACCTTAGATGAATTGAAAAGCTATGATTTCGGTTCATGGAAAGATAGTACGTTCGAAGGCACTCATATCATGACTTTCGGAGAAGTGGTAAAACTGGTTCAAGCGTATGATATTACTTTATTGATTGAAATTAAAAAGCCTAGTCAATATCCTAATATCGAGGAAATATTAATAAGAGAATTAAAGGAATATCGCTTGTATCCAGAGCGCGTGATTATACAGTCATTTGATGAAAAGAGCATGCAAAAAATTGCGGAAATCACACAAAACTATGAACGAGGATTGCTTTTAAGCAAAAAGAAATACTTAATGCGCATGCCGAATTTCAATAAAATTGCAAAATATTGCCAATACGTGAACCCTAATTATCAACTTGTGAATCGAAAATTTGTAGAGAGAGCACATCTGCATGGATTGCAAGTGTTGCCATATACTGTGAATGATATTGATGAAATCAAAAAACTCATAGACTTAGGGGTCGACGGAATTATTACCGATGGGCCGAATTATTATTTTGATTTAGACTGA
- a CDS encoding SACOL1771 family peroxiredoxin — MPNHDFIVATQWSGGRDEVGRVTGDVINEAISIPASLGGQGTGTNPDEMLVAAASSCYIISLAAALERARFTSISINQQSIGTASLENGKFKMERITHQPQISVSSSEKAQLEKRLDSLLKIADNNCMISNSIRGNVEIKIEPTVL, encoded by the coding sequence ATGCCGAATCATGATTTTATTGTTGCCACACAATGGAGTGGCGGACGCGACGAAGTGGGACGCGTGACCGGAGATGTCATTAATGAAGCAATTTCCATTCCTGCCTCATTAGGCGGTCAAGGAACAGGAACTAATCCTGACGAAATGCTCGTGGCTGCGGCTTCTTCATGCTACATTATATCTTTAGCTGCGGCTTTAGAACGCGCACGTTTCACATCTATTTCTATTAACCAACAATCTATAGGCACTGCTTCTTTAGAAAATGGAAAGTTTAAAATGGAACGTATTACACATCAACCACAAATTTCTGTAAGTAGTTCCGAAAAAGCACAACTAGAAAAACGCCTCGACTCATTGTTAAAAATTGCAGATAACAATTGTATGATTTCAAATTCTATACGGGGAAATGTTGAAATTAAAATTGAACCGACTGTATTGTAA
- a CDS encoding pyridoxal-phosphate-dependent aminotransferase family protein, which produces MYHHPLLLTPGPTPIPERIQRVINEPMIGHRTKAFEAVAEKAYKGLKPVFGSKNDVLIFTSSGTSALEASMVNLLNADDHVAVIVSGAFGNRFKQIAETYFNHVHVFEVAWGEAVDVAAFIDFLNDLPAAVTAVYTQYCETSTTVVHPIHDLGEALHQHYPDTYFAVDGVSCVGAVDVNLERDHIDVLVAGSQKAMMLPPGLAFAAYSDRAGKRFAEVKTPRFYLDLNKYIASAEKNSTPFTPNVSFYKAAAAYAELVEDEGFNNIIERHYIIRDGLRAALNALDLPLLVDDEYASPTVTAFVPPTAEEVLAIKNALLDRFNITIAGGQGKLKGKILRIGHLGMIDTADILQCVSALEVILSELRNESYIGKGTKAYLEVVKEYV; this is translated from the coding sequence ATGTATCATCATCCATTGTTATTAACACCGGGACCGACTCCGATTCCGGAACGCATTCAACGTGTCATTAATGAACCTATGATCGGACATCGTACTAAAGCATTCGAAGCAGTTGCTGAAAAGGCTTATAAAGGGTTGAAGCCTGTTTTCGGTTCGAAAAATGATGTCTTGATTTTTACTTCAAGTGGTACGAGTGCGTTAGAGGCAAGTATGGTAAATCTTCTTAATGCGGATGACCATGTTGCTGTTATTGTATCAGGTGCTTTCGGTAATCGTTTTAAGCAAATTGCTGAAACTTACTTTAATCATGTTCACGTCTTTGAAGTCGCTTGGGGCGAAGCGGTTGATGTTGCAGCGTTTATAGATTTTTTAAACGACTTACCTGCTGCCGTTACTGCTGTTTATACGCAGTATTGTGAAACTTCTACAACGGTGGTCCACCCTATCCATGATTTAGGGGAAGCTTTACATCAACATTATCCTGACACTTATTTTGCAGTAGATGGTGTGAGTTGTGTGGGCGCGGTTGACGTCAATTTAGAACGTGATCATATCGATGTCTTGGTTGCTGGTAGTCAAAAAGCAATGATGTTGCCGCCTGGTCTAGCTTTTGCAGCCTATTCAGACAGAGCGGGTAAACGTTTTGCAGAAGTTAAAACGCCGAGATTTTATTTGGATTTAAATAAGTATATTGCTTCTGCTGAGAAAAACTCAACACCATTTACGCCGAATGTCAGCTTCTATAAAGCTGCCGCTGCTTACGCAGAGCTGGTTGAAGATGAGGGCTTCAACAATATAATTGAGCGCCACTATATCATTAGAGATGGACTTCGTGCTGCATTGAACGCATTGGATTTACCGCTTCTTGTAGACGATGAATATGCTTCACCTACTGTTACGGCATTTGTTCCTCCTACTGCCGAGGAAGTCTTAGCAATTAAAAATGCTTTATTAGATCGTTTTAATATTACAATTGCAGGTGGACAAGGTAAATTAAAAGGAAAGATTTTGCGTATCGGTCATTTGGGCATGATTGATACTGCTGATATCTTACAGTGTGTGAGTGCTTTAGAGGTTATCCTCTCAGAATTACGTAATGAATCTTATATTGGTAAAGGTACAAAAGCTTATTTAGAGGTGGTTAAAGAATATGTATAA
- the serA gene encoding phosphoglycerate dehydrogenase, whose protein sequence is MYKILVSDPIAEEGLQTLLDDEQFEVDIDTGLSPEALIGKIKDYDGLIVRSQTQVTDDVIEAADNLKIIARAGVGVDNINRDAATKRGILVINAPDGNTISATEHSMAMILAMARQIPTAHQSLKEGKWNRSEFKGTELYHKTLGIIGTGRIGLGVAKRAKSFGMKIIAFDPYLTAEKAKELDIERASVDEIAQQADFVTVHTPLTAKTKGMVGKEFFEQAKPQLQIINVARGGIIDEDALVDALDRNLITRAAIDVFTHEPATDSPLTKHDKVIVTPHLGASTVEAQEKVAVSVANEIAEFFHTGNVRHAVNAPKMIFGEEDAELKDYLDLCDMAGKVAIQLLGKAPRELKIKFSGELVKEDTNILTRTIAKGVLSQDLGERVNLVNALFLLNEQNVVYNVEKDAKSRSFNNYIELTMVNRDQVVTVGATVLNGYGPRIVRINDYPVDFKPAKYQLVINHTDRPGIVGRTGQILGEYDINIASMHLGRAEEGGDAMMIISVDHTVSEDIIKALFQIEGFKSIQFVDLSK, encoded by the coding sequence ATGTATAAAATCTTAGTCTCAGATCCTATTGCTGAAGAAGGATTACAAACATTATTAGATGATGAGCAATTCGAGGTAGATATTGATACTGGATTATCTCCAGAAGCTTTAATTGGAAAAATCAAAGATTACGATGGGTTAATTGTTAGAAGCCAAACGCAAGTGACAGATGATGTCATTGAAGCTGCTGATAATTTAAAAATTATTGCACGTGCTGGTGTCGGTGTCGATAATATTAATAGAGACGCAGCAACTAAACGCGGTATATTAGTTATTAATGCACCGGATGGCAACACGATTTCTGCCACTGAGCATTCAATGGCAATGATATTAGCAATGGCGCGCCAAATTCCTACTGCGCATCAATCGCTTAAAGAAGGAAAATGGAATCGTTCTGAATTTAAAGGAACAGAACTTTATCACAAAACTTTAGGTATTATCGGAACAGGACGCATTGGGCTCGGTGTAGCAAAACGTGCTAAGAGTTTCGGTATGAAAATCATCGCCTTTGACCCCTATTTAACTGCTGAAAAAGCAAAAGAATTAGATATCGAGCGTGCAAGTGTCGATGAAATTGCGCAACAAGCTGATTTTGTAACTGTTCATACACCACTTACTGCTAAAACTAAAGGTATGGTCGGCAAAGAATTTTTCGAACAAGCAAAGCCGCAATTACAAATTATTAACGTAGCACGTGGCGGTATTATTGATGAAGATGCCTTAGTAGATGCTTTAGACCGCAATTTAATCACTAGAGCGGCGATTGATGTATTTACACATGAACCGGCTACTGATTCGCCTTTAACTAAGCATGACAAAGTTATTGTGACACCTCACTTGGGTGCTTCAACAGTAGAAGCACAAGAGAAAGTGGCTGTGTCAGTCGCAAATGAAATTGCGGAATTCTTCCATACTGGTAACGTCCGTCATGCAGTAAATGCACCAAAAATGATTTTCGGAGAAGAAGACGCCGAATTAAAAGATTACCTTGATTTGTGTGACATGGCCGGCAAAGTAGCGATTCAATTACTTGGGAAAGCACCGCGTGAACTCAAAATTAAATTCAGCGGTGAGTTGGTAAAAGAGGATACGAATATACTTACGCGCACTATTGCCAAAGGAGTATTATCACAAGATTTAGGAGAACGTGTCAATCTAGTCAATGCTTTATTCTTATTAAATGAGCAGAACGTAGTATATAACGTAGAAAAAGATGCGAAATCTCGCTCTTTCAACAATTATATTGAATTAACGATGGTGAATCGAGATCAAGTCGTTACTGTCGGAGCAACCGTATTAAATGGTTACGGTCCTCGTATCGTAAGAATTAATGATTATCCTGTTGATTTCAAACCTGCAAAATATCAGTTGGTTATCAATCATACAGACCGTCCAGGTATTGTAGGTAGAACCGGTCAAATCTTAGGAGAATATGATATCAATATTGCTTCTATGCATTTAGGACGTGCTGAAGAAGGTGGCGACGCTATGATGATTATCTCCGTTGACCATACGGTATCTGAAGATATCATAAAAGCGCTTTTCCAAATTGAAGGCTTTAAATCTATTCAGTTTGTAGATTTAAGTAAATGA
- a CDS encoding HAD family hydrolase, with the protein MKAVLFDVDGVFLSEERCFDVSALTVYEMLMSNQFLKLMPTVHFNKITDSEITLIRQVVFDQDRILNAMKSRGLNSNWDMLFITLSIHLIELLKQVTPEERTSFLTAHPFTDVTLQELGALVSDRNLDFIKPLYFMENAEAGKSQIYRDLRKYAEQELDTTHTELFEIRSPLWEIAQEVYQEWYLGCRLYRKVEDKSPRSDFKTGYIYQEEELAPVEQIQKLLKDLKAAGYQLAIATGRPRTETLVPFEDKGLAIYFDEHHIATASEVLKAEEQFPQLKPLGKPNPFSYITAYNGNDASHYQEYAENQDHIFSSEEIYIVGDSLADLFSADVTGATFIGTLTGLKGKVAKSELEAHHADYIVNNVLDIRKILLK; encoded by the coding sequence ATGAAAGCAGTATTATTTGATGTGGATGGTGTATTTTTAAGCGAAGAACGCTGTTTCGATGTCTCAGCATTAACCGTATATGAAATGTTGATGAGTAATCAATTTTTGAAGTTAATGCCGACGGTTCATTTCAATAAAATAACAGACAGTGAAATTACTTTAATTCGCCAAGTAGTATTTGATCAAGATAGAATATTAAATGCTATGAAATCTAGAGGGTTAAATTCGAATTGGGATATGCTCTTTATCACACTTTCTATCCATTTAATAGAATTATTGAAACAAGTAACACCAGAAGAAAGAACTTCATTTTTAACAGCTCATCCTTTTACAGATGTGACACTACAAGAATTAGGTGCATTGGTGAGCGACAGAAATTTAGATTTTATCAAACCGCTTTATTTTATGGAAAATGCAGAAGCGGGGAAATCACAAATTTATCGCGATTTAAGAAAATATGCTGAACAAGAATTGGATACAACACATACCGAATTATTTGAAATACGTAGTCCTTTATGGGAAATCGCACAAGAGGTTTATCAAGAATGGTATTTAGGATGTCGTTTATATCGTAAAGTAGAAGATAAATCACCGCGCAGTGATTTTAAGACAGGGTATATTTATCAAGAAGAAGAACTAGCACCGGTTGAGCAAATTCAAAAACTGCTCAAAGATTTAAAGGCAGCAGGCTACCAACTTGCCATTGCTACAGGACGTCCAAGAACCGAAACACTGGTACCTTTTGAAGATAAAGGGCTAGCCATATATTTTGATGAACATCATATTGCCACGGCTTCTGAAGTGTTGAAAGCCGAAGAACAATTTCCACAATTGAAACCTTTAGGGAAGCCCAATCCATTCAGTTATATAACCGCTTATAATGGCAATGATGCGTCGCACTATCAAGAATATGCTGAGAATCAAGACCATATTTTTTCATCAGAAGAAATTTATATCGTCGGCGATTCTCTAGCAGATTTATTCAGTGCCGATGTAACAGGAGCTACCTTCATAGGAACATTAACCGGGTTGAAAGGTAAAGTGGCAAAAAGCGAATTAGAAGCACATCATGCAGACTATATCGTGAATAATGTATTAGATATACGTAAAATATTATTAAAGTGA
- the nagE gene encoding N-acetylglucosamine-specific PTS transporter subunit IIBC, producing MYNFLQRLGRSLMLPVAVLPAAAILIGIGNAIKAFQANSIIGQFIFNCGIVIMENLGILFAIGVALGMAKKNDGAVTLAAVVGFFVVTGVLSPEKLTEVLHIKESSLNEAFTAMNGQNVFVGLIVGLIAAYSYNKFSSTELPTALSFFSGKRLVPIMTALFSSILAIIFFFVWPFVYDAIVAFGKWIINFGPFGAFLYGFFNRLLIPTGLHHALNSVFWFNLAGIDDVAKFQTGHGAVKGITGRYMAGFFPVMMFGIPAAALAMYHTAKTTQKKRVAGLMLAGSISAFFVGVTEPIEFAFMFVAPMLFVIHALLTGLSLMIAAIFHWTAGFAFSAGLIDFVLSLLNPVANHPMMLMVQGVVFFIIYYVVFRAVIQIFNLNTPGRGEDEIGDPVVETASTSSMEKENLQREPRKYESMSAQIIDGLGGKENITSLTNCATRLRLEVEDVHKLDKNKITQAGAVGVTTSGQHNVQVIIGTQVQQVADEVEQQLEQH from the coding sequence ATGTATAACTTTTTACAGCGTTTAGGACGCTCACTCATGTTGCCAGTTGCAGTTTTGCCCGCAGCAGCCATACTGATTGGAATTGGTAATGCTATCAAAGCCTTCCAAGCGAATTCCATTATAGGACAATTTATTTTCAATTGCGGAATTGTGATTATGGAGAATCTTGGTATTCTTTTTGCCATAGGGGTAGCACTCGGCATGGCCAAGAAAAATGATGGGGCTGTCACCTTGGCAGCTGTAGTCGGTTTCTTTGTCGTAACTGGTGTACTTTCTCCAGAAAAGCTTACAGAAGTGCTCCACATCAAAGAAAGTAGTCTCAATGAGGCATTTACCGCTATGAATGGACAAAATGTCTTTGTAGGACTGATCGTCGGTTTAATTGCCGCTTATTCTTATAATAAGTTCAGCAGCACTGAATTACCCACCGCACTGTCCTTTTTCAGCGGAAAGCGCTTAGTACCGATTATGACAGCACTCTTCTCATCTATATTGGCTATCATTTTCTTTTTCGTCTGGCCGTTCGTGTATGATGCTATTGTGGCATTCGGGAAATGGATTATTAATTTCGGACCATTCGGCGCCTTCTTATACGGCTTCTTTAACCGGTTGCTCATTCCAACAGGATTGCATCATGCATTGAACTCCGTATTTTGGTTCAACCTTGCAGGAATTGACGACGTGGCTAAATTCCAAACCGGACATGGAGCAGTTAAAGGCATAACAGGCCGCTATATGGCTGGCTTCTTCCCAGTCATGATGTTTGGTATTCCAGCTGCAGCCCTAGCAATGTACCATACAGCTAAGACAACTCAGAAGAAACGCGTAGCAGGATTAATGCTCGCCGGTTCCATTTCAGCCTTCTTTGTCGGCGTGACCGAACCTATTGAATTTGCATTCATGTTTGTAGCACCCATGCTCTTCGTCATTCACGCATTACTTACCGGTTTATCGCTCATGATAGCCGCAATCTTCCATTGGACAGCAGGCTTTGCATTCAGTGCCGGCCTCATCGACTTTGTATTGTCACTCTTAAATCCAGTGGCCAACCATCCGATGATGCTCATGGTCCAAGGCGTCGTCTTCTTTATCATTTACTACGTCGTGTTCCGAGCAGTCATTCAAATCTTCAACTTAAATACACCCGGGCGAGGAGAAGACGAAATTGGTGATCCTGTAGTAGAAACCGCTTCAACTTCTTCTATGGAAAAGGAAAACCTTCAGAGAGAGCCACGTAAATATGAGAGCATGTCTGCTCAAATTATTGACGGTCTCGGTGGAAAAGAAAATATCACATCGTTGACCAACTGTGCGACAAGATTACGCTTAGAAGTAGAAGATGTCCATAAATTAGATAAAAACAAAATCACTCAAGCAGGTGCAGTAGGCGTAACGACAAGCGGACAACATAATGTTCAAGTCATTATAGGCACACAAGTACAACAAGTAGCAGATGAAGTAGAACAGCAATTAGAACAACATTAA
- a CDS encoding lysophospholipid acyltransferase family protein: MYKFISSILYWILVKKCKSLNVYGKENVPQLHRYVVTCNHESYNEVIMLGMALYPNQIHYMAKKELFNNKLFGSFLKSLNAFPVDRENPGPSTIKTPVNLLKKNKTIGMFPAGHRTTEETPLKRGAATIAMLAKVPIVPAAYVGPDKIMGLVTGKAHIKFGEPIDTANLPDHLKKRNEKVDYITQEVTKRTRALQQELNQLK, translated from the coding sequence ATGTATAAATTTATCAGCAGCATTCTGTATTGGATATTAGTCAAAAAGTGTAAATCACTCAACGTCTATGGCAAAGAAAATGTACCGCAATTACATCGTTATGTCGTAACATGTAATCACGAAAGCTATAATGAGGTTATTATGCTAGGAATGGCTCTTTATCCAAATCAAATTCATTACATGGCTAAAAAAGAACTTTTTAATAATAAATTATTCGGCAGCTTTTTAAAATCACTGAACGCCTTTCCGGTTGATCGTGAAAATCCAGGCCCAAGTACGATTAAAACACCGGTTAATTTATTGAAAAAGAATAAAACAATCGGTATGTTCCCAGCTGGTCACAGAACTACCGAAGAAACACCATTGAAACGTGGTGCAGCAACGATTGCGATGTTAGCAAAAGTGCCGATTGTGCCCGCAGCTTATGTCGGTCCAGATAAAATTATGGGATTAGTTACAGGCAAAGCGCACATCAAATTCGGAGAACCGATTGATACTGCTAATTTGCCGGACCATTTAAAGAAACGTAATGAAAAAGTAGACTATATTACGCAAGAAGTCACAAAGCGTACACGTGCATTACAGCAAGAACTGAATCAATTGAAATAA
- a CDS encoding S1C family serine protease, producing MTDYDNQNGQYRPSPRNRFPWFRVVLIALLSGIIGALLVLGAVKLGGMLTNHANQGAQVNESKQTKGGNVLDGKSDKYKTVNQMLNDVSPTIVGVINMQKAQSLEDFFNGSAGKSQEAGIGSGVIYQKSGQGAYIVTNNHVVDGASEIKVQLHDSKQVKARLIGKDALTDIAVLKIDNAPGTKAINFADSSKVKTGDSVFAIGNPLGLEFANTVTSGIISANERTIDTETSEGSNKVNVLQTDAAINPGNSGGALVNINGDLVGINSMKISSDQVEGIGFAIPSNEVKLTIEQLVKHGKVDRPSIGVGLINLSDIPERYKDDLHTDRTEGVYVAKVSHQDEIKKGDIIIKADGKAIKDDASLRSYLYANKKPGESMKITVLRDGKEKEVTVTLGKK from the coding sequence ATGACAGATTACGACAATCAAAATGGTCAGTACAGACCCTCACCAAGAAACAGATTTCCTTGGTTCCGTGTTGTTTTAATTGCCTTACTCTCAGGTATTATCGGAGCGCTTTTAGTGTTAGGTGCGGTTAAACTCGGCGGAATGTTAACCAATCATGCGAATCAAGGTGCACAAGTGAATGAATCTAAGCAAACTAAAGGTGGAAATGTGCTTGATGGAAAAAGTGATAAATATAAAACAGTTAATCAAATGTTGAATGATGTCTCGCCCACTATTGTAGGTGTCATAAATATGCAAAAGGCTCAAAGCTTAGAAGATTTCTTTAACGGCAGTGCTGGGAAGTCTCAAGAAGCGGGTATCGGTTCTGGAGTAATTTACCAGAAATCCGGACAAGGCGCATATATTGTAACTAATAACCACGTAGTCGATGGTGCGAGTGAAATTAAAGTCCAATTACATGATTCTAAGCAAGTGAAAGCCAGATTAATCGGTAAAGATGCTTTAACTGATATTGCAGTACTTAAAATTGATAACGCACCCGGTACTAAAGCAATCAACTTTGCTGACTCTTCAAAAGTTAAAACTGGTGACAGTGTTTTCGCAATTGGTAACCCTCTAGGATTAGAATTTGCGAACACCGTAACTTCTGGTATCATCTCAGCTAATGAACGTACAATTGATACGGAGACTTCTGAAGGTTCAAATAAAGTGAACGTGCTTCAAACAGATGCAGCAATCAACCCAGGTAACTCTGGAGGTGCTTTAGTCAATATTAATGGTGATTTAGTGGGTATCAACTCAATGAAAATTTCCAGCGATCAAGTTGAAGGAATTGGCTTTGCCATTCCTAGTAACGAAGTGAAACTCACAATAGAACAACTTGTCAAACACGGCAAAGTTGACCGCCCTTCTATTGGCGTAGGGTTAATAAATTTAAGCGATATTCCTGAACGCTATAAAGACGATTTGCACACTGACCGTACTGAAGGCGTTTATGTCGCGAAAGTCTCACACCAAGATGAAATTAAGAAAGGCGATATAATCATTAAAGCTGATGGGAAAGCCATCAAAGATGATGCATCGTTACGTTCATATCTGTATGCAAATAAAAAACCAGGAGAATCTATGAAGATTACCGTACTCCGTGATGGTAAAGAAAAAGAAGTCACTGTAACATTAGGTAAAAAATAA